A part of Aspergillus flavus chromosome 1, complete sequence genomic DNA contains:
- a CDS encoding putative ubiquitin regulatory protein (UBX domain protein, putative): MNDDVVAQFTEITGSSPELAIQYLHLADYNIEQAMQLYFENGGAPLTDEPIPSTSDAPGARPTAGDSGAVHVGSDDEVTVDEARSTPRHQGPQSSTYEDDEAMARRLQEEMYGGGGGGGAAVEDDGVRAPMARTTETLVGPDADFDDGDMHTSILGQLRARQQRNNRPGIFNQRDTSSIWTGEDEASRRQRLSEATGGASDASNKSNMLAEMYRPPFEIMSRLPWDQARQEGRENERWLLVNIQDPSIFDCQLLNRDLWKDAGIRDTVKEHFLFLQYSKDDPRAAPYLQYYFQASDVSDNYPHIAIVDPRTGEQMKVWSGPPVVKAADFLMQLHEFLDRYSLNHNVRNPVAKRKPEKKEKSIDAMTEEEMMELAMRNSLGGDPSQPQKLEDPDDLTRSVEDVKGKGRAADTEDINMDEADQGGKGEVETSPFASIPDDKPHTEPPSDPATTTRIQFRHPSGRVIRRFALKDPVRRIYEWLKADPPLPDKAGVEFELNSLGHNLLDSLDTSVEDAGLKNGTVMIGYVEE, from the exons ATGAACGACGATGTGGTGGCTCAGTTCACCGAAATCACGGGCTCGAGCCCTGAGCTGGCCATTCAGTATCTCCACTTAGCCGATTACAATATAGAACAAGCGATGCAGCTTTATTTCGAAAACGGTGGCGCACCACTAACTGATGAGCCCATACCATCTACATCAGACGCTCCGGGAGCTCGACCTACCGCGGGCGATAGTGGGGCTGTACATGTCGGCTCTGATGACGAGGTCACTGTTGACGAGGCACGATCTACCCCTCGGCACCAAGGGCCGCAAAGTTCTAcctatgaagatgacgaggccATGGCTCGCCGTCTTCAGGAGGAAATGTATGGCGGTGGGGGAGGTGGGGGAGCAGcagttgaagatgatggtgtgCGTGCTCCCATGGCTCGCACAACAGAAACACTCGTAGGCCCAGATGCGGACTTCGACGATGGAGATATGCACACAAGCATACTGGGCCAATTGCGCGCTCGCCAGCAACGAAACA ATCGACCTGGTATCTTCAATCAAAGGGACACTTCTTCGATATGGACAGGGGAAGACGAGGCCTCACGTCGCCAAAGGCTCTCAGAAGCAACTGGGGGTGCGTCTGATGCTTCGAATAAATCCAACATGCTAGCCGAAATGTACCGTCCGCCGTTTGAAATCATGTCACGACTTCCATGGGACCAAGCCCGCCAGGAAGGCCGTGAGAATGAGAGGTGGTTGCTGGTCAATATACAAGACCCCTCCATCTTCGACTGCCAGCTGCTGAACAGGGACTTGTGGAAGGACGCCGGGATCAGAGACACTGTCAAAGaacactttctcttcttgcagTACTCTAAGGACGACCCACGAGCTGCGCCATACCTACAATACTATTTTCAAGCGAGCGACGTCTCCGACAACTACCCGCATATCGCCATTGTCGACCCACGTACCGGTGAGCAGATGAAGGTGTGGTCTGGGCCGCCTGTGGTGAAGGCCGCAGACTTCCTGATGCAGCTGCATGAATTTCTCGACCGTTACAGCCTTAACCACAATGTACGGAACCCAGTGGCCAAGCGGAAaccggagaagaaggagaagagcatcGATGCTATGacggaagaggaaatgaTGGAATTGGCAATGAGAAATAGTCTTGGTGGAGATCCGTCTCAGCCCCAGAAATTGGAAGATCCCGACGATTTGACCCGGAGCGTCGAGGACGTGAAAGGCAAAGGCCGAGCAGCCGATACCGAGGACATCAACATGGATGAAGCTGATCAAGGCGGGAAGGGCGAGGTAGAAACTTCTCCATTCGCCTCGATTCCAGATGATAAACCTCACACGGAGCCCCCCTCCGACCCGGCTACGACTACCCGCATTCAGTTCCGCCATCCATCCGGAAGAGTAATCCGCCGCTTCGCTCTGAAGGATCCCGTCCGAAGAATCTACGAATGGCTCAAGGCCGATCCTCCGTTGCCAGATAAAGCGGGCGTCGAGTTTGAGCTCAACTCCCTAGGTCACAATTTGCTTGACTCGCTTGACACCAGTGTGGAAGATGCGGGCTTGAAGAATGGTACAGTAATGATAGGATACGTTGAAGAGTAA
- a CDS encoding uncharacterized protein (expressed protein): MIVLRNANAPFAVSELPSPAITEEPTTDPFAGDGHGGAPEKKPIEEFSYDQNRANHNDHQKDNIDDESRGKTFRIQVSAKHLMHASRVFKVSLTGGGKENITFCQQGSVEMTTEGWNLEAFLILLKIIHGQAHDLPQKLSLEMLGKVTVLPDFYGCQRPVRVLADMMWIRSIMDKADIPNEYTRDIKL, from the coding sequence ATGATAGTCCTCCGAAATGCAAATGCTCCCTTTGCGGTTTCTGAGCTGCCCTCTCCAGCAATTACAGAAGAGCCAACCACAGACCCTTTTGCAGGTGATGGACACGGAGGAGCACCGGAGAAAAAGCCCATTGAAGAATTTTCTTACGACCAAAACAGAGCCAATCACAACGACCATCAAAAGGATAATATTGACGATGAGTCACGAGGGAAAACATTTCGTATCCAAGTATCTGCAAAACATTTAATGCATGCGTCGCGTGTTTTCAAGGTTTCACTGACTGGTggtgggaaggaaaatatcACATTCTGCCAACAAGGCTCAGTGGAGATGACCACCGAGGGTTGGAACCTTGAAGCATTCTTAATCTTGCTCAAGATCATCCACGGCCAAGCTCATGACCTACCTCAAAAGCTAAGCCTTGAGATGCTTGGTAAGGTTACTGTGTTACCTGACTTCTATGGATGCCAGAGGCCCGTGAGGGTTCTTGCAGATATGATGTGGATCCGCTCTATTATGGACAAAGCTGACATTCCAAATGAATATACTCGAGACATCAAGCTATGA
- a CDS encoding putative cytochrome P450 encodes MLPANNLAFILSPVVTFELIGEVIALVSIAAIASWSYNVFFHPLSNYPGPRLAAATRLWYAWHCAKGSLPFAIHELHLRYGDVVRVAPDELSYIHPDGWNEIYGHRPGQSEIPKDPSFYSSALSSPEGIFRAPRDRHGYIRRQMSHGFSEKSMREQEDTIRHYADLMISYLSTQANGPKENVVDFTRWYNYFTFDVMGQLVFGESFNCLQSSGFHPWVSIIFDSIRYNVFVRCTQFWPWLSPVIRRFIPKSFQRRKIEQQALSREKANYRKTIHDGRNDLVANLLKPDSGVTDLEYQSTVQTLIVAGSETTASLLCGVTFHLLNNPEKLEKAVKEVRSEFDSADKISFVSVNKLHYLLACLNEALRVYPPVADGFPRRTGSNVEVINGQPVPPNTAIRMTHWATYRSPRNFVRPNEYLPERWLGNAPGFEKDHKNALQPFHVGPRNCIGRNLAYMEMRLLLALVLWNFDLELYPASKLWDKQRVYNLWEKPELKVKVLPRKI; translated from the exons ATGTTGCCTGCCAACAACTTGGCATTTATTCTAAGCCCTGTGGTGACTTTCGAGCTTATAGGTGAAGTTATCGCTTTG GTCTCTATTGCAGCTATTGCCTCGTGGTCGTACAACGTGTTCTTCCACCCACTGTCGAACTATCCTGGACCTCGGCTCGCCGCAGCTACTAGGCTATGGTACGCCTGGCATTGTGCTAAAGGCTCTCTGCCCTTTGCCATTCACGAGCTTCACCTCAGGTATGGTGATGTAGTCCGAGTGGCTCCAGATGAGCTCTCGTATATCCACCCAGATGGGTGGAACGAGATTTATGGTCATCGTCCTGGACAGTCGGAGATTCCGAAAGATCCAAGCTTTTATTCGAGTGCACTATCCAGTCCGGAGGGTATCTTTCGCGCCCCCCGGGACCGTCATGGATACATTCGAAGACAGATGTCACATGGATTCTCTGAGAAGTCGATGagagaacaagaagacaCTATACGACACTATGCGGACCTGATGATTAGCTACTTGAGCACTCAAGCCAATGGACCGAAGGAAAATGTTGTGGACTTCACCCGTTGGTATAAT tatttcACGTTCGATGTCATGGGTCAACTGGTCTTCGGGGAATCCTTTAACTGTCTTCAAAGCTCTGGCTTTCACCCCTGGGTCAGCATAATATTCGACAGCATCCGTTACAATGTATTCGTTCGATGCACCCAATTCTGGCCCTGGTTAAGCCCGGTCATCAGAAGGTTTATTCCGAAGAGCTTCCAACGCCGTAAAATTGAGCAGCAAGCGCTAAGCCGAGAGAAGGCAAATTATCGGAAGACCATCCATGACGGTCGGAACGATCTGGTTGCCAATCTTCTTAAGCCTGACAGTGGTGTAACTGATCTGGAGTATCAATCAACGGTGCAGACATTGATCGTTGCGGGCAGCGAAACTACTGCCTCCTTACTATGCGGTGTTACTTTTCACCTCCTTAACAACCCAGAAAAACTGGAAAAGGCAGTGAAAGAAGTCCGGAGCGAGTTCGATTCAGCTGATAAGATCTCCTTCGTCAGCGTAAACAAGCTCCATTATCTTCTGGCTTGCCTTAATGAAGCGTTACGTGTTTATCCTCCTGTGGCGGATGGATTTCCACGGAGAACGGGATCTAATGTAGAGGTGATCAATGGTCAGCCAGTGCCCCCAAAT ACTGCCATTCGGATGACACACTGGGCAACCTACCGTTCTCCCCGAAACTTCGTGCGTCCCAATGAGTACCTCCCCGAACGATGGTTAGGCAATGCTCCAGGTTTTGAGAAGGATCACAAAAATGCTTTGCAGCCGTTCCATGTTGGACCTCGCAATTGCATTGGTCGAAA TCTTGCATATATGGAAATGCGCCTGCTGTTGGCTTTGGTACTCTGGAACTTTGATCTGGAACTTTATCCAGCTTCGAAGTTGTGGGATAAGCAACGAGTATATAATCTGTGGGAGAAGCCAGAGCTGAAGGTTAAGGTTCTGCCTAGGAAAATATAG
- a CDS encoding SGNH hydrolase-type esterase domain-containing protein, with product MAQSYPLLFLWLLVLSAVSSTAIPLRAGIFTSVKGGSVTTRADKVPLRVLPLGASITWGVNSASGNGYRAPLRNKLTSTGWEVDMVGTKQHGNMTDNDVEAHSGDTIDQVKAAAQGSLKYKPNVVTINAGTNDCRLNISISEASDRMRSLIESILDAEDTQDTTIVLSTLIPSVQKQTEANRPDVNRQYRSLANNMQKEGVRIVLADMDPETDDDKNRLVYPEDYTTNGVADDTHPNEQGYAKMANVWYKAVLEASDRGFIQ from the exons ATGGCCCAGTCgtatcctcttctttttctttggcttcttgtCTTATCGGCTGTATCTAGTACAGCTATACCACTCCGAGCAGGGATCTTCACCTCTGTTAAGGGTGGTAGTGTGACAACTAGGGCCGATAAGGTGCCCCTAAGAGTTCTCCCGCTCGGAGCCTCGATTACTTGGGGAGTAAACTCGGCTTCTGGAAATGGTTACCGGGCGCCTTTACGGAATAAACTCACCTCGACCGGCTGGGAAGTCGATATGGTCGGAACTAAGCAGCACGGAAACATGACAGACAAT GATGTCGAGGCACACTCTGGCGACACTATCGATCAGGTCAAGGCAGCAGCCCAGGGATCTCTCAAATATAAGCCGAACGTGGTTACAATCAACGCGGGAACCAACGACTGCAGACTCAATATTAGCATCTCAGAAGCTAGTGATCGTATGCGATCCCTGATTGAGAGCATTCTGGATGCTGAGGACACGCAAGACACAACAATTGTCTTGTCCACCTTGATACCCTCTGTACAAAAGCAGACTGAGGCCAACCGTCCTGACGTCAATCGCCAGTACCGCTCTTTGGCCAACAACATGCAAAAAGAAGGTGTTCGCATCGTTTTGGCTGATATGGACCCTGAGACGGACGATGATAAAAACCGGCTGGTGTACCCCGAGGACTATACCACGAATGGAGTCGCGGATGACACCCACCCGAATGAGCAAGGCTATGCGAAGATGGCTAATGTTTGGTATAAGGCGGTTTTGGAAGCATCTGATAGAGGCTTTATTCAATAG